In Sphingobacteriaceae bacterium, the following proteins share a genomic window:
- a CDS encoding RNA polymerase subunit sigma-24: MTLSDYNSCVDLHADGVYRFILKQIKDKDVAKDIVQDAFEKMWRKIETIDASKSKTYLFTTAYHTLVDYTRRGAKQASFNEVDFNQHSHNKQYSDLKEVLNKGLEQLPEIQKTVLLLRDYEGYDYAEIGNITQLTESQVKVYIFRARTFLKNYIGKVEAVI; this comes from the coding sequence TTGACTTTATCTGATTATAATAGCTGTGTAGATCTGCATGCCGATGGCGTGTATAGATTTATATTGAAGCAAATTAAAGATAAAGATGTGGCTAAGGACATTGTTCAGGATGCTTTTGAAAAAATGTGGCGTAAGATTGAAACAATTGATGCTTCAAAATCAAAGACCTATCTCTTTACAACAGCTTATCATACCCTGGTAGATTACACCAGAAGGGGAGCAAAGCAGGCCAGTTTTAATGAAGTAGATTTTAATCAACACAGCCATAACAAACAATACTCCGACCTCAAAGAAGTTTTGAATAAAGGCCTCGAGCAATTACCTGAAATTCAGAAGACTGTTTTATTGTTGAGAGATTATGAAGGTTACGATTATGCGGAAATAGGAAATATTACCCAATTAACCGAAAGCCAGGTCAAGGTTTATATTTTCAGAGCCAGGACTTTTTTAAAAAACTATATCGGGAAAGTTGAAGCCGTTATTTAA
- a CDS encoding transcriptional regulator — protein MINPNIHKLHKAFESRVRLGIMSVLMVNDSVDFNTLKDLLQVTDGNLASHSSALEKEGFVHIKKEFVGKKTLTTYSATKTGVKAFEEHLDALEKLLRKLD, from the coding sequence ATGATCAATCCTAACATTCATAAACTCCACAAGGCCTTCGAAAGCAGGGTTAGACTTGGCATTATGAGTGTACTTATGGTGAACGATAGTGTTGATTTTAATACTTTAAAGGATTTACTGCAGGTAACAGATGGGAATCTCGCGAGCCATTCTTCTGCATTGGAGAAAGAAGGATTCGTACACATAAAAAAAGAGTTTGTTGGAAAAAAGACTTTAACTACCTATAGCGCGACTAAAACCGGGGTGAAGGCATTTGAAGAACACCTCGATGCTCTTGAAAAATTATTGAGAAAATTAGATTAA
- a CDS encoding kynurenine 3-monooxygenase → MSKSVTIVGAGLVGSLLSLYLAKKGYKINIYERRPDMRKNNLLAGRSINLALSDRGWKGLEAVGIAEEIKKIGIPMYGRQIHHKDGTQVYIPYGKDNQAIYSVSRADINMKLMDLAEEQPGVNIHFDKRCANINRVDLKATFEDNVTKAITEVKSDLLFGADGAFAASRLNMQLQSDRFEYNQHYINCGYKELIIPPGENGKFMMEKNALHIWPRGTFMMIALPNPDGNFTCTLFIPFEGEKSFAALKTDEQIKRFFEEEFYDALPLMPTYLEDFKTNPVSSLVTVKCFPWTFDDKIALIGDAAHAIVPFYGQGMNCGFEDCVVLNDLIEKHKENWPAILKEYELLRKPDADAIASLAVDNFIEMRDKTADPKFILQKKIEAKFSQKHPDKWMPLYSMVTFSPEIRYSTAYNQGNKQQAIMDKIMERPDIETNWESPDIEKAILSQLN, encoded by the coding sequence ATGAGTAAAAGTGTTACTATAGTAGGAGCCGGTTTAGTAGGATCTCTGTTATCTCTTTATCTAGCGAAAAAGGGATATAAAATCAATATTTATGAGCGTCGCCCTGATATGCGCAAAAACAATTTGCTGGCAGGGCGGTCTATTAACCTTGCATTGAGCGATAGAGGCTGGAAAGGTTTGGAGGCTGTTGGTATTGCCGAAGAAATTAAAAAGATCGGAATTCCAATGTACGGAAGGCAAATTCACCATAAAGATGGCACACAGGTTTACATTCCCTATGGTAAAGACAACCAGGCCATTTATTCAGTATCACGCGCCGACATCAATATGAAATTAATGGATCTTGCAGAGGAACAACCCGGTGTAAACATCCATTTTGATAAAAGATGTGCCAATATCAATCGTGTGGATTTAAAAGCCACATTTGAGGACAATGTTACAAAAGCAATCACAGAAGTAAAATCAGATCTTCTCTTTGGAGCTGATGGAGCTTTTGCCGCATCACGCTTAAATATGCAGTTGCAAAGTGATCGTTTTGAATACAATCAACATTACATCAATTGCGGTTATAAAGAACTCATTATTCCTCCAGGCGAAAATGGCAAGTTTATGATGGAGAAAAATGCTCTGCATATCTGGCCTCGAGGTACCTTCATGATGATTGCCCTGCCTAACCCCGATGGAAATTTTACATGTACCTTGTTTATACCTTTTGAAGGCGAAAAATCTTTTGCCGCCTTAAAAACAGATGAACAAATTAAACGTTTTTTTGAAGAAGAGTTTTATGATGCTCTGCCTTTAATGCCAACCTACCTCGAAGATTTTAAAACCAATCCAGTGTCGTCGTTAGTAACAGTAAAATGTTTTCCATGGACATTTGATGATAAAATCGCTTTAATAGGCGACGCAGCTCATGCAATTGTGCCATTTTACGGACAGGGTATGAATTGCGGCTTTGAAGACTGTGTTGTACTAAATGATCTCATTGAAAAACATAAAGAGAACTGGCCTGCCATTTTAAAAGAGTATGAACTACTGCGCAAGCCCGATGCGGACGCTATTGCAAGTTTGGCTGTAGATAATTTTATAGAAATGCGTGATAAAACTGCAGACCCCAAATTTATATTGCAGAAAAAAATTGAAGCAAAATTCTCTCAAAAACATCCAGATAAATGGATGCCACTTTACAGTATGGTGACATTTAGTCCTGAGATACGATACAGCACTGCATACAATCAGGGTAACAAGCAACAGGCTATCATGGATAAAATAATGGAGCGCCCTGACATTGAAACAAATTGGGAATCTCCTGACATTGAAAAGGCAATTTTGAGTCAGCTAAACTAG
- a CDS encoding MgtC family protein, translated as MHFDYHFFYDTSIKLLVSLILGASIGAEREYKGRNIGFRTIILITLGSTFFTIISFIIGEKNDPARVASNIVTGIGFLGAGAIFRDGVSVRGVTTASIIWISAAIGMACGIGQYELAVMVTVTVLLILLGFAWVQQFIDKYNKEMVYRITISNDLELKLEIEAAIKSYKLKFVWLNYTKVESDLIITYEVSGGEKNHDTLIRFLTTSEKIKNFSV; from the coding sequence ATGCATTTTGATTACCACTTTTTTTATGACACATCTATAAAACTTCTTGTATCCTTAATTCTGGGAGCTTCAATCGGAGCAGAACGGGAGTACAAGGGCAGAAACATTGGCTTTAGAACTATTATACTGATTACTTTAGGTTCTACTTTTTTTACAATAATTTCTTTTATTATAGGAGAGAAAAATGATCCTGCACGAGTTGCTTCTAACATAGTAACAGGAATAGGTTTTTTGGGTGCCGGCGCCATCTTCAGAGACGGCGTGAGTGTGAGGGGCGTTACAACCGCGTCTATTATTTGGATCAGCGCTGCGATTGGAATGGCCTGTGGTATTGGTCAGTACGAACTTGCTGTAATGGTAACGGTAACCGTATTGTTAATTCTTTTGGGGTTTGCCTGGGTGCAGCAATTCATAGATAAATACAATAAAGAAATGGTTTATCGAATCACTATTTCTAACGATCTGGAATTAAAACTTGAAATTGAAGCCGCTATAAAATCATACAAACTAAAATTCGTGTGGCTAAATTATACTAAAGTAGAAAGCGATCTCATCATCACCTACGAAGTAAGCGGTGGCGAAAAAAATCACGACACGTTAATTCGTTTCTTAACGACTTCGGAGAAGATTAAAAATTTCAGCGTTTAG
- a CDS encoding diacylglycerol kinase, with protein MGYFKNRINAFGYAFSGIYQAFRQETHLKIHAVIALLVIGLAAFFEVCNEHWILLLLAITLVIALEMLNSAVEKLCNIIKPELDPRIKYIKDVSAGAVLIVCLFAVAAGIIVFSHYF; from the coding sequence ATGGGCTACTTTAAGAATAGAATAAATGCTTTTGGCTACGCATTTTCAGGCATTTACCAAGCTTTTCGGCAGGAAACGCATCTTAAGATACATGCCGTAATTGCCCTTTTAGTGATCGGACTCGCTGCTTTTTTTGAAGTCTGTAACGAACATTGGATCCTACTACTTTTAGCTATCACATTGGTGATTGCCCTAGAGATGCTAAATTCAGCCGTTGAGAAGCTCTGCAATATTATTAAGCCTGAACTTGATCCAAGAATTAAATATATTAAAGACGTTTCTGCCGGCGCGGTTCTTATAGTTTGTTTGTTTGCTGTTGCTGCCGGAATAATTGTTTTTTCACATTATTTTTGA
- a CDS encoding stress protection protein MarC: MFDPALFITILIGLFSLINPLSALPIYLGLTQDDSEENKLRTLKKACLYVFVICLVSYYLGVYLLHFFGITIPALRVAGGLIIFRSGWQLLNVQHKKELRGNIKEEVGSRDDISFSPLAMPLLAGPGSMSFLITLFSNRSNNVNEAIYQDVFAIIAILLVILSIYFVFKFAPRLMKYAGQSGLTALSKIMGFIVTGIGVQMILSSLSTVIKTIYLDLHS, encoded by the coding sequence ATGTTTGACCCGGCATTATTTATAACCATTCTTATCGGTTTGTTTTCTTTAATAAATCCATTAAGCGCTTTGCCGATCTACTTGGGTTTAACGCAGGATGATTCGGAAGAGAATAAATTAAGAACGCTTAAAAAAGCCTGCCTGTATGTTTTTGTCATTTGCTTAGTATCGTATTACCTGGGCGTTTATCTGCTTCATTTCTTTGGCATTACTATTCCAGCCCTGCGTGTGGCCGGCGGACTTATTATCTTTAGATCAGGTTGGCAGTTATTAAATGTTCAGCACAAAAAAGAATTGCGTGGCAATATTAAAGAAGAAGTTGGAAGCCGTGATGACATTTCTTTTTCGCCACTTGCCATGCCTCTTTTGGCAGGTCCCGGCTCAATGTCTTTTTTAATTACCTTATTTTCGAACAGAAGCAATAATGTTAACGAGGCCATTTACCAGGATGTTTTCGCAATCATCGCAATTCTTCTTGTTATCCTGTCCATTTATTTTGTGTTTAAATTTGCCCCAAGGCTTATGAAATACGCAGGACAATCAGGCTTGACAGCGCTTTCAAAAATAATGGGCTTTATTGTAACTGGTATTGGTGTTCAAATGATTCTCTCGAGTTTATCCACCGTAATAAAAACAATTTACCTCGATTTACACAGTTAG
- the tilS gene encoding tRNA lysidine(34) synthetase TilS, which translates to MLPFYYLYRVLKEFESNIVKKELFHKKEKLLLAISGGSDSVVLAHLLKAAGYKFSLAHCNFQLRGKDSDTDENFCKALSKKLGVKLYTKHFDTQAYCIANKATIQVAARNLRYQWFNELLKEHDYAYLLTAHNANDVVETIFINLLRGTGIKGIKGISEKAEQLIRPLLNFTKEEIESYAKKKEIQFRLDQSNLEDKYERNFLRLNVIPLLKKINPNLEETFTKNAGNFKEESEIVKDYLEQRSMDLLTQTPGLIFINKKKLKREKYIKSVLHYIVCGYGFNETQEKNILKNIITDALPGKTFTSGTHQLTIDRNDLIIKPLLKEVFSDEIYSTFEDLENQKTFIVQTLKKFVIPEKNELILQKDHLVFPLILRKKQTGDRFKPFGMKGFKLLSDFLKDEKANSVEKENCLVLVNGNAEIIWVIGRRSDDRYKVDQNKKVFLKLSLIE; encoded by the coding sequence TTGCTGCCATTTTACTACCTTTATAGGGTGTTAAAAGAATTTGAGTCAAACATAGTTAAAAAGGAACTTTTTCACAAAAAGGAGAAGTTGCTTTTGGCAATCAGTGGTGGCAGTGACTCTGTTGTTTTGGCTCATCTCTTAAAAGCAGCGGGGTATAAATTTTCTTTAGCGCATTGTAATTTTCAGTTGCGCGGAAAAGATAGTGACACTGATGAGAATTTTTGCAAAGCGCTTTCTAAAAAACTCGGTGTTAAACTTTACACAAAACACTTCGACACTCAGGCCTATTGCATAGCAAACAAGGCAACAATTCAGGTGGCTGCCAGAAATTTACGTTACCAATGGTTCAACGAACTCCTGAAAGAACATGACTATGCTTATCTGTTAACCGCTCATAACGCCAACGACGTTGTAGAAACAATTTTTATTAACTTATTGCGTGGAACGGGCATAAAGGGTATAAAGGGTATCTCAGAAAAAGCAGAGCAGCTGATTCGTCCCCTGTTAAACTTCACCAAAGAGGAAATAGAATCTTATGCTAAAAAAAAGGAGATTCAATTTCGTCTGGATCAAAGTAATCTGGAAGATAAATATGAACGTAATTTTTTACGATTAAATGTTATTCCGCTTCTAAAAAAAATAAATCCAAACCTGGAAGAAACTTTTACAAAGAATGCAGGCAATTTTAAAGAAGAATCAGAAATAGTAAAAGATTACCTTGAGCAGCGCTCTATGGACTTATTGACACAAACTCCCGGTCTTATATTTATAAATAAGAAAAAATTAAAGCGTGAAAAATATATAAAAAGTGTACTTCATTATATAGTATGCGGTTATGGCTTTAACGAGACCCAGGAAAAAAATATCCTAAAAAACATAATAACTGACGCTTTGCCGGGAAAGACCTTTACATCCGGCACACATCAGTTAACTATTGATAGAAATGACCTGATTATTAAGCCGCTTTTAAAGGAAGTTTTCAGCGATGAGATTTATTCTACATTTGAGGATCTTGAAAATCAGAAAACCTTTATTGTTCAAACACTTAAGAAATTTGTAATACCTGAAAAAAATGAACTTATTCTTCAAAAGGATCACTTAGTTTTTCCTTTAATTTTAAGAAAAAAACAAACCGGCGATCGCTTTAAACCCTTCGGTATGAAAGGCTTTAAACTTCTGAGTGATTTTTTAAAAGATGAAAAGGCGAATTCTGTGGAAAAAGAAAACTGTCTGGTACTGGTGAATGGCAACGCGGAAATTATTTGGGTTATCGGTCGAAGAAGTGATGATCGCTATAAAGTAGATCAAAATAAAAAAGTATTTTTAAAACTCAGTTTAATTGAATAG